The DNA window AACATTATCCACCCTGCTGTGCTTTTAGTAGAAGGTCTCCTATGAGCAGATTCAGGGAGAGTAAATTAGCAGCAGTTAGGAGACGCAGGCTCTGATTTGATATCCATTAGTCTCCTTCTGGAAAGAAGCTTGTTTTAtccttccacacacacacacacacacagactgactGACCTCTGCATGGTGACATCTTTTTAACGCATGCTGTGACTTGCTACAGCATGCTTGAAAATAGCATAGAGGGAAGTGGGGAAAGACACAGACAAGTCGAAGAAAACTGATACCGACGGGGAAGTTGGTGCAACGTATTCTTTCCTTCCACACAATCCTGCTCAGCTTCTGTCTGTGCTCCCAACATTTCACCTTAGTGTACCATCCCTCGCCCCCTGAAAATCTAAGATCCCTCCCAGGACGAGGGCTATACCCGACTTTCCCCTGGCGTGTTGCCGCCCTCAGCCCCGCCCCGCTTCCCCACGTCCCCGTGTCCCATCCGGCGCCTGCCGCCCTCCTGAAGCCGCCCCCAGCGGTAGCCGGTGAACACGGGGCTGATGGGGATGTACTTGAAGACGGCATGTCTGCGGAAGAAGGCCATTCCAAAAGGCAGATCGTAGGAGCTCATGCCTTCGAGTTCGGCGGTGCTGAGGCCGGTTCCTCGGTTCAGCTTCCTGATGCCACGTTCCTCCAGGGAACCTGAGGTTAGACGACCAGAAGTTAGTCTGACGTTCATTTAATGGTGatttattatgcttccttgaacagttAAGGATAAATCTTTGGACTATGCAACACAAgtacattacatttttcttagataatgagattttagtctggtcagttctgcctattttaatctcctttcagaatgagccattttagggcgtcttgtcactttaaaaccaaaTCCAAAAGCTGGGTTCTGTCTGTGCTCCCAGTGTAAATGTTGGGTTAATCTCAACATTTACACtgaaacatgaaaatggctgcaaacagatgtgacATTATATCTCTCTacatctctgaaaagcagaagaataGTCTACTGCACATCCAACAAGAACACagtaagtggtttctggacGGTTAGGTCTTCTTGGAGTTCTGtttgagttgctaggtaacctgCTTGGCTTAACTGGGGtggctaggtaacggcgcagtgcaATGTCGAATGTAACTTTTGAGGAGGTTTAACTTGTTTGCTCAGTGTCCCTATGTGATTTgaaaggcctttttttttattataaaagtttaaattttttaatttatgaccAACTAGTCATGAACTCCGTTCTCTTTATTGTTTGGATCTTCAGAGTTAACTTCAGGTTTTgaacagaaagtaaaacagCTGAAGGGAAAATGTTTCCTTGTGTTTAGAATAAACTGCATCACAAAGgggtaataaataaatgccaaGAGTTTTTATGAACCGACGCCACCTCACCGACCCAAAAGGGTTGTTTCTCTTTGTTAAGTTTTATATGAAGgctattatttataaataaagtagttttatttataaaagggTAAAGATGTAGATCTGTCCATTGGTCCTCTGAGGAACCCtcaccaacaaaataaaaaaacatccaacatgTTCTGCCTGTTTATAAATacaatattgttatttttaaagattttttaatagCTTTGCAAATCCCAAACTACCTTGTTCTTGTCATAATTATAACCCACATACTTCCTCCTCATggagcaaatttaaaaaagggtGAGTAAAACTCTTACCAGGTATAGTATTGTCCAAAATAAAGGCAACACAACCTCCAACAAACATAGCAGTGGTGAGCAGCACGTTGAGCACTTGGTCGACTTCAACTATAcctgaggaaaagaaaacagacgcAGCAACTGTCtgatttattgcaataaaaatataagcaTGAATTTCTTACTGGATCAAATTATTTTAGGCTTTCTAACGGATTTTATGAGAGTTTATCaataaagtgaaagtaaaatgttgctttaataaGGGGTGGTGTTACAAAACATTACATCTAACCACTAGATGCAGGGTTCATACACTTCTCCCCACAGTGAAATTCAACCACTTTTCAAGTATTTTCAAGgcaaactttaaaacttttccagcactacacattggagataaaaacaaagtgatagCCTGAGTAATTAAGCTGCTAATAAGAGCTCATTAGAAACGTTTTGCTCACCGGTGACCAGCGGATTCTGCTTCAGGTAGCTGGGCAGCATAAGACCGAAGAAGATGGAGAAGCCCAAGACGAAGAGGTTCCTGGACGAGTTGAGGTCGACAAACTGCAGGTTGGAGAGGCCCACCGCCGTGATCATCCCAAACAGCGTGCAGAACAGAGCGCCCAGGACCGGGTCGGGCAGAGAGGCAAACAGGGCGCTGAATTTACCCACAAgccccagcagcagcatcatggcGGCGCCGTACTGGATCACACGTCTGCTGCCCACCTGGAGGGGGAAACGGCACCAACAAGACGGCTTTTACTacaaatctttgtttatttttctcatctgtataaaggagaaagaaaaaaaaataaaaacaaaaaaagatggaaggaaaataGAACATCAAGACaggtagaaaacagaaaacggaatgaaaaaggaaagaaaaagaaaagagaaaacaaggaaaacaaagaataagcaaagaaacaagaaagaaaaagaaaagacgaaAAGACAGAatataagaaagaaaaggaaacaaaaatgaaataaaggaaaacaaacaagaaagaaagaaaatgaggaatCCCAGACGTCATCAAAGGTAGCGGTTTACTACCTTTGTAATTCCCAGGACACCGATATTCGGACTGGAGGAGGTGGAACCGTTTCCTGTCCCGAAAACGCCGTCCAGCACACAGGAAATGCCCTCTACAAATATTCCCCTAATGAGCCAGAACAAAAGTGTCACGTACACGTCTGCCATGCTGTCCATTAAATCCTGCAGCCAGAGCTTTACAGACAACAACAGCTCACCGATTGATGGCGTGGATCGGCGGTGGAGGAGCGCAGGAGAGGCGAGCGCAGGCATAGTAGTCGCCGATCGACTCGATGATGCTGGCCACCACGGCGCTCATCATGCCGATCACACCTGCAGCCGTGACGGTGGGAGTCCCCCACTGGACTGCAGGCGAGGAGGGACAGAAAGGATCAGAGCTCCTCCAACCACTGAATGTGAAGCTTTTCACGCCTAGGAAACCAAAAACTGATCCCAACGCTCCGCATCTATTGTTCTACACCATTTATACTGCTATATAGAACTTTTTGACATTTCGATTTTCATTCTTGGAGCCAAAACAGAtaaatatcacataaaaaaaagttcaagcatTTATTatgctaaattattttcaattttaatttaatcttcaattttaatttaaaataattttttattttaaattattcaatcCATCCTGTAGGATTCATCCATCCTACAGTCTAGCTTAACTACTGCTCTAAATATATACTTTGTTCAGTAATTGGCCTTTTGAGTCTGAATGATCctgttaatgattaatcaattacaaaattagttgattatttcaataattgattcatcacgattaattagattaatcatttcagctccaGTGTTCTCCAAAACAGCAGCTGCAATTCTGAAACTTAAAGCCGATCAATATTCCAATTTATCCTAAATACTAAATCTGATCTAAGAAGTTCGTAACCGTCTCTYTCTCTCCAGCTTGAAGAAACTCACAGGGATAGGGGATCTTGAACCACGGCGCAGCTTTCAGGATTCCCTGACGTGCATCAGTGCGGGCGTAGAAACCGTACTTGTTCTCCTCCGGTGGGAAAACGTCAGTCACCGTAAAAATGAAGCACAGCAGCCATGACACCAAAATGGCCATAATGATCTGCAtgcagaggagaagaaaaccttttagattcgccagaagagaaaaacacatttataccTTTCAAATTCAAGTCCTGAGTCTTATTATATGCTAAATAATATATATGACAAACACCTGATGCACAAAAGTGGCTTAAAGTAGCATTTAACAGATTTAGTAGagtttcaaactgcacagtttatgtataaaagtcagaaacaaaatattaccagaaaatataaaaaaatatattttccaaacaacaatgaaaagaaTGTGCATTTCTGTCATTGGTGTGAAGATCTGGAATAAACTTGCTAAAGAGCAGAAGCAAAGTCCAAGCATGAGGTATTTTAAGAGAAGACTCCAAATGGTTATTATTCAAAAGTATAAGGATGAACAAAGGGGATGAACCTGGCTGGGAATTACAACAAGTatagtcatttcatttttctgtcagaaCTGGAAAACAATACGATGAACTAGGAATGGAAAACGGGTATGTTTATACAAGTTATATTTCATCATActccttttcagactcataCTCACTGAATAAGAGGCGTGTTTCTATGTAATTGATTATGTACTTCATAGGAAAGGTattgtgtttcattttacaCTTGTCGGTGAAATGTTTGTCTAAAATAAAgtatcattatcatcatcatcattttctgcataaaatcACTGATATCAAATGCTCCATCTTGCTCCTGGCTTCTGAGATCACAGTGAAGCATCTTAAACGAGACGCATAAATCAGACAGAcctgtggtgtttttatttggcCTGCAGAGGGGATAAAAAGACTGATTTACAGAGGCCTGGGGAGAACGAGATTACCTCTGCTGAATAATTTGACTTGTACGAGaacaaatctttaaataaaacaaggtgAACTCATTACAAGGGAAATAAATGTTCAGAAGAACGAATACCCACCGGGAACATCTTGAAAACCTGCAGCCTGTAGGACGTCCAGCCTTTCTTAGCTTTGTAGATCGGCAAGGGGAAGTGAACGTTTCGGGCGTATTGAGAGAAGAGCAGCACCAAAAATATAGTCCTGCAGACACAAAAATACCCTTCAGTCAGATAACAGGGCCTCGTTATTTTCTACACTTTCTGTTCCCCAGTGTGAGGAGTAATCCTGTTTGAAGATGTTCCATTTAGTCCTGAATGCGTCACGCCACGACTCCAGAGGATTCAGCGCAAATCAATTATCCTAACAGCCTGGGAACTCTGACAGCTACAGGCGCATATCCCCGTCCCTGCAGAGCGAGAGCAGAGGCCCTCCAGCCAACAACAATGACACGGCAGGAGCCGATGTCACACAACCTCAACATCAGAAACTCAGCCGCTAGTCATTACAACGCtttttttacaccaaaaatATCCAGAAAGTTCTCTGTTTGCACCAGGAAATTGGTTTTTACCAGAAATGCTTCAGATTATACAGACGGATGTAGACTCAACTTTTATTGTTCAAGTCTCAGACAAATCAGGGTTTCTGCAcgttcacaaaaacaaatttgatactttttaagaccttaatAAGATTATTAAT is part of the Poecilia reticulata strain Guanapo linkage group LG9, Guppy_female_1.0+MT, whole genome shotgun sequence genome and encodes:
- the slc23a2 gene encoding solute carrier family 23 member 2 isoform X1, which translates into the protein MLPAAQLDRSDGMCQLGEELLDDDIGLRDPSAVFTPEQRDIGGTEEEEEDIDEEKMGVGKNTTAKSMDSSSEGGKYEEEAKHGADFYPIPVVVNGVGGATGDQDTENTELMAIYTKDNQAAEKSSISETLDSTDSMDVRRMDMIYTIEDTPPWYLCVFLGLQHYLTCFSGTIAVPFLLAEAMCVGFDQWATSQLIGTIFFCVGITTLLQTTLGCRLPLFQASAFAFLAPARAILSLEKWKCNSTAERPFLNGTELLHTEDIWHPRIREIQGAIIVSSLIEVCIGALGLPGMLLKYIGPLTITPTVALIGLSGFQAAGERAGKHWGIAILTIFLVLLFSQYARNVHFPLPIYKAKKGWTSYRLQVFKMFPIIMAILVSWLLCFIFTVTDVFPPEENKYGFYARTDARQGILKAAPWFKIPYPFQWGTPTVTAAGVIGMMSAVVASIIESIGDYYACARLSCAPPPPIHAINRGIFVEGISCVLDGVFGTGNGSTSSSPNIGVLGITKVGSRRVIQYGAAMMLLLGLVGKFSALFASLPDPVLGALFCTLFGMITAVGLSNLQFVDLNSSRNLFVLGFSIFFGLMLPSYLKQNPLVTGIVEVDQVLNVLLTTAMFVGGCVAFILDNTIPGSLEERGIRKLNRGTGLSTAELEGMSSYDLPFGMAFFRRHAVFKYIPISPVFTGYRWGRLQEGGRRRMGHGDVGKRGGAEGGNTPGESRV
- the slc23a2 gene encoding solute carrier family 23 member 2 isoform X3, which translates into the protein MVDGEELLDDDIGLRDPSAVFTPEQRDIGGTEEEEEDIDEEKMGVGKNTTAKSMDSSSEGGKYEEEAKHGADFYPIPVVVNGVGGATGDQDTENTELMAIYTKDNQAAEKSSISETLDSTDSMDVRRMDMIYTIEDTPPWYLCVFLGLQHYLTCFSGTIAVPFLLAEAMCVGFDQWATSQLIGTIFFCVGITTLLQTTLGCRLPLFQASAFAFLAPARAILSLEKWKCNSTAERPFLNGTELLHTEDIWHPRIREIQGAIIVSSLIEVCIGALGLPGMLLKYIGPLTITPTVALIGLSGFQAAGERAGKHWGIAILTIFLVLLFSQYARNVHFPLPIYKAKKGWTSYRLQVFKMFPIIMAILVSWLLCFIFTVTDVFPPEENKYGFYARTDARQGILKAAPWFKIPYPFQWGTPTVTAAGVIGMMSAVVASIIESIGDYYACARLSCAPPPPIHAINRGIFVEGISCVLDGVFGTGNGSTSSSPNIGVLGITKVGSRRVIQYGAAMMLLLGLVGKFSALFASLPDPVLGALFCTLFGMITAVGLSNLQFVDLNSSRNLFVLGFSIFFGLMLPSYLKQNPLVTGIVEVDQVLNVLLTTAMFVGGCVAFILDNTIPGSLEERGIRKLNRGTGLSTAELEGMSSYDLPFGMAFFRRHAVFKYIPISPVFTGYRWGRLQEGGRRRMGHGDVGKRGGAEGGNTPGESRV
- the slc23a2 gene encoding solute carrier family 23 member 2 isoform X4, whose amino-acid sequence is MGVGKNTTAKSMDSSSEGGKYEEEAKHGADFYPIPVVVNGVGGATGDQDTENTELMAIYTKDNQAAEKSSISETLDSTDSMDVRRMDMIYTIEDTPPWYLCVFLGLQHYLTCFSGTIAVPFLLAEAMCVGFDQWATSQLIGTIFFCVGITTLLQTTLGCRLPLFQASAFAFLAPARAILSLEKWKCNSTAERPFLNGTELLHTEDIWHPRIREIQGAIIVSSLIEVCIGALGLPGMLLKYIGPLTITPTVALIGLSGFQAAGERAGKHWGIAILTIFLVLLFSQYARNVHFPLPIYKAKKGWTSYRLQVFKMFPIIMAILVSWLLCFIFTVTDVFPPEENKYGFYARTDARQGILKAAPWFKIPYPFQWGTPTVTAAGVIGMMSAVVASIIESIGDYYACARLSCAPPPPIHAINRGIFVEGISCVLDGVFGTGNGSTSSSPNIGVLGITKVGSRRVIQYGAAMMLLLGLVGKFSALFASLPDPVLGALFCTLFGMITAVGLSNLQFVDLNSSRNLFVLGFSIFFGLMLPSYLKQNPLVTGIVEVDQVLNVLLTTAMFVGGCVAFILDNTIPGSLEERGIRKLNRGTGLSTAELEGMSSYDLPFGMAFFRRHAVFKYIPISPVFTGYRWGRLQEGGRRRMGHGDVGKRGGAEGGNTPGESRV
- the slc23a2 gene encoding solute carrier family 23 member 2 isoform X2 yields the protein MLPAAQLDRSDGMCQLGEELLDDDIGLRDPSAVFTPEQRDIGGTEEEEEDIDEEKMGVGKNTTAKSMDSSSEGGKYEEEAKHGADFYPIPVVVNGVGGATGDQDTENTELMAIYTKDNQAAEKSSISETLDSTDSMDVRRMDMIYTIEDTPPWYLCVFLGLQHYLTCFSGTIAVPFLLAEAMCVGFDQWATSQLIGTIFFCVGITTLLQTTLGCRLPLFQASAFAFLAPARAILSLEKWKCNSTERPFLNGTELLHTEDIWHPRIREIQGAIIVSSLIEVCIGALGLPGMLLKYIGPLTITPTVALIGLSGFQAAGERAGKHWGIAILTIFLVLLFSQYARNVHFPLPIYKAKKGWTSYRLQVFKMFPIIMAILVSWLLCFIFTVTDVFPPEENKYGFYARTDARQGILKAAPWFKIPYPFQWGTPTVTAAGVIGMMSAVVASIIESIGDYYACARLSCAPPPPIHAINRGIFVEGISCVLDGVFGTGNGSTSSSPNIGVLGITKVGSRRVIQYGAAMMLLLGLVGKFSALFASLPDPVLGALFCTLFGMITAVGLSNLQFVDLNSSRNLFVLGFSIFFGLMLPSYLKQNPLVTGIVEVDQVLNVLLTTAMFVGGCVAFILDNTIPGSLEERGIRKLNRGTGLSTAELEGMSSYDLPFGMAFFRRHAVFKYIPISPVFTGYRWGRLQEGGRRRMGHGDVGKRGGAEGGNTPGESRV